The nucleotide window TTGAGGGTGTGGGTGCGGGGGAAGTCCGCCTCGGGCCAGAGGCGCCAGCCGACGATCCGCTGGTGGATCGCGAGGGCCCGATTGGCCGATCGGACGGCCTCGTCGATTTCCGCTCTGATCGCCGCCCCGCCGATCGCGGCGCTCACCTCCGCCGGCGTGCCGCTCACCTCCGCCGGCGTGCCGCTCACCTCCGCCGGCGTGCCGCTCACCTCCGCCGGCGCTCCGCCCTGCGGGATCGTGTGCGAGCCCGGCGCCAGGACCACCGCCTCGATCCGTCCGGGCAGCGTCTCGACGACGACGGAATCGCGGATGCCGGCGACCCGCAGGGCGTTCTCGATGTCTTCCGGATAGACGTTGAGCCCGTTCGGCAGCACGATGATGTCCTTCGTCCGCCCCATGAGGATGAGCCGACCCTCGGGATCGAAGCGCCCGATGTCGCCCGTCCGGTACCACCCGTCGGAGGTGAACGCCGCCGCGGTCGACGCCGGATCGCGCCAGTAGCCGCTGAAGACATTCGGGCCGTGGACGAGGATCTCGCCGTCGTCGGCGAGGCGGACCTCCACCGGCGCCACGGACCGCCCCACCGTGCCCAGACCGTGATCCTCGCGGCTCGTGCACGCGGCGAACCCGCATTCGGTGGATCCGTAGCCCTGGATGACGACGACGCCGAGGTCCTCCCACGCCTGCTGGAGCGCCGGCGGGAGGAATGCCGCCGTCGACACGAGGAGCCGAAGGCCGCCCCCGAACTCGGCGTGGACCCGGCGGAAGAGCCACCGCCGCGCCGGGTACGGCAGCCGCCGGGCGACCCGTCGAAGGCGACCGAAGGCGCGACTCCGCCCGGATCGCTCGACCTCCCGCTCGATCGAGCTCCAGAACAGGTCGAGGACCTGGGGCACGAGGATCATCGAGGTCGTCCGATGGTCGCGGATCGACT belongs to Chloroflexota bacterium and includes:
- a CDS encoding AMP-binding protein → MESLVELLERAAARYGDRTALGIRRDDGTGQAWSYRELERRSRIVAWRLTALDLVPGDRLLTWSPSAPELPAVYLGAMRAGIVLVPLDLRMAPDAIERIVEKAEARHLAIGTGRESPDPRDARLDGMPTTTVEALAAERDDSFPADWEERVAALPRPDRSTLFELVFTSGTTGAPKGVMLTHGNVLASIEAIHRVIPPLEHRIVSLLPLSHLLEQAVGLLYAIDVGADILYVRSRNPRVIFESIRDHRTTSMILVPQVLDLFWSSIEREVERSGRSRAFGRLRRVARRLPYPARRWLFRRVHAEFGGGLRLLVSTAAFLPPALQQAWEDLGVVVIQGYGSTECGFAACTSREDHGLGTVGRSVAPVEVRLADDGEILVHGPNVFSGYWRDPASTAAAFTSDGWYRTGDIGRFDPEGRLILMGRTKDIIVLPNGLNVYPEDIENALRVAGIRDSVVVETLPGRIEAVVLAPGSHTIPQGGAPAEVSGTPAEVSGTPAEVSGTPAEVSAAIGGAAIRAEIDEAVRSANRALAIHQRIVGWRLWPEADFPRTHTLKVKRDQVRRWAAVEEPLPVREGS